DNA from Sulfodiicoccus acidiphilus:
CCCCAGTTTCCTACCTATCTCCATGCCTAGATCCAAGTTTGTTGAAAGGATCGTTGCTACATAGCCTCTTATCATCAATGGAGTTTAAGCCCATCCTCGTTAAAAGGGTTGAGCTCAAACTAGAAGTAAAGCCAGGGCTATGGAAACTAGCAAAACGGTCAAGGCAAAGATTGTGTTCTCGACCTTCCTCGGCCTGTAGGTTCCCTTGTCTAGCGACAACTCCGCTTCAATGTATGTGTAAAGCCCGTAAACGATGGCGGCCCCTCCAAGGAATATCATTACCTCCCCGTAGATTACCGACCCATATGGAATGAGCTTGGAAGACCTTATTACTTCTAGGAAGAGGGCGAACTTGGCGATCACGAATCCAAATCCTATCAAAGCTATGCCGGTCCTAACCCAGGCGAGAAACGTCCTCTCATTGGCCATGTGATCTGATGGCTGCCCCACATCACTCCCTAGGAAAAGTATGCTGAACTCCAACATAAGCGCCAGTCACCTTCAGAGCCCTAGTAATAGGAGGAAGTTCTACAAAAACCAAGAGGCAGAAAGCCTCGCCCTTCAGGGCAGGGATGAATGCCTTCAAAACTCAAATCCGAACTCCCTAGAGTTCCTTGATGGTCAGGAGAAGTAAACCCCCAACCAGAGCGACAGTTTCGATGAAGGTTCCCCTCTCTCATCCTTTACTAGCCTTGGTTGAGAAGTACGTGAGAGCTCTGCGATTCGTCCTGTACTGGTTGAAAGAGAACGTCGCAAACCCAAATGAGGAGGACGTTTTAACGAGAGTGCACAGCGAGATATACCACAAACAGAAGGGGGGAGTTCGACCCACTTCGAAAGTTCCTCAAGACTGTTATCGTGACGCCTACTATCCTCACTATCATCTTATCGAAATCATTACTGCAGCTCAACCTAGGAGTTAGCCACACACTCGATCTGTATACCCTTGGGAAACGACCTCTGTTAGGGTTGTTGAACCAGCTCTTTTGGATATGGCGTCGACGACAAGAACTACGTGGGGAACCCAAATCACCTGAACAGAGTTTATCAGAGGAAGTCCTTAGCTGAAAAACTCCAGAGGAAGTACACAAAGAGGTGTTAAGGAAAACGAGAGGATCCTTTCGAGGATTAAGGAGTTTCCACTCAAAAGCTAGGAGAATCCTAGAGGACTTCCCAAGGAAAGTTGGTGAGTGGGTAGTCGACATTGTCAAATTATACAAAGGCGTTAGGCTGGAGGACTTGAAGAACTTGGCCAAACACGTAGATAAGTTGTCTAAAGAGTTTAGTACTCTACCAGATGGAGTACATAAGTACCCATTGCTGGTTCGCGTGGCAAGCTAAGAAGCACGGTCTCCTTGTTGAATTCGTGAACCCTAAGTACTCCTCAACCTCTTGTCCAAAATGTGGTTCAAAAATGGCCGAGATAAGCGGCCGCAGGTTCAAGTGTCCCTCACGTGGTTGGCAGAACGACTTTGACGTAATCGCAATCGCGAATTTGAATGGGAGGAGATCTCTGATCCTCTCGACCGCCCCTCAGAGATGTAACCCCGAATCGGTGGGGGGAACCCTCGCCATTCGTG
Protein-coding regions in this window:
- a CDS encoding zinc ribbon domain-containing protein, whose protein sequence is MEYISTHCWFAWQAKKHGLLVEFVNPKYSSTSCPKCGSKMAEISGRRFKCPSRGWQNDFDVIAIANLNGRRSLILSTAPQRCNPESVGGTLAIRGGEEVSPVRPRDNVKNSFILINRN
- a CDS encoding YidH family protein translates to MANERTFLAWVRTGIALIGFGFVIAKFALFLEVIRSSKLIPYGSVIYGEVMIFLGGAAIVYGLYTYIEAELSLDKGTYRPRKVENTIFALTVLLVSIALALLLV